One segment of Streptomyces sp. NA02950 DNA contains the following:
- a CDS encoding helix-turn-helix transcriptional regulator, whose protein sequence is MTLEDLVRLRRARDRMDRDYAKPLDVPALARVALMSPGHFSRSFRAAFGETPYSYLMTRRIERAKALLRRGDLTVTEVCFEVGCTSLGSFSSRFTELVGESPSSYRARRHEEGAAIPACIAKIYTRPVRNGEAKPAARP, encoded by the coding sequence GTGACGCTGGAGGACCTCGTCCGGCTGCGCCGGGCCCGTGACCGGATGGACCGCGACTACGCGAAGCCGCTCGACGTTCCGGCGCTGGCGCGCGTCGCCCTCATGTCGCCGGGCCACTTCTCCCGCAGCTTTCGCGCCGCCTTCGGGGAGACGCCGTACAGCTATCTGATGACGCGCCGGATCGAGCGGGCCAAGGCGCTGCTGCGGCGGGGTGATCTGACCGTGACCGAGGTGTGCTTCGAGGTCGGCTGCACATCGCTGGGGTCGTTCAGCTCGCGGTTCACGGAGCTGGTCGGCGAGAGCCCGAGCTCGTACCGGGCCCGCCGTCATGAGGAGGGCGCCGCCATCCCGGCCTGTATCGCCAAGATCTACACGCGACCGGTCAGGAATGGAGAAGCGAAACCCGCAGCCCGACCGTAG
- a CDS encoding VOC family protein, producing MDITLSQCFIAVHDHDQALAFYRDVLGFEVRHDVGFEGMRWVTVGAPSQPDVSIVLEPPLADPNASPADRTAMAELLAKGLLRGVIFRTDDCDATFERIRAAGGEVLQEPMDQPYGVRDCAFRDPSGNMLRFNQPRGQ from the coding sequence ATGGACATCACGCTTTCGCAGTGCTTCATCGCCGTTCACGACCACGACCAGGCGCTCGCCTTCTACCGGGATGTTCTCGGCTTCGAGGTACGCCACGACGTCGGGTTCGAGGGGATGCGCTGGGTGACCGTCGGCGCGCCGTCGCAGCCCGATGTGTCCATCGTTCTCGAGCCGCCCCTCGCGGACCCGAACGCCTCGCCCGCCGACCGGACGGCCATGGCGGAACTCCTGGCGAAGGGCCTGCTGCGCGGTGTCATCTTCAGGACCGACGACTGCGACGCCACCTTCGAGCGCATCCGCGCCGCGGGGGGCGAGGTGCTCCAGGAGCCGATGGACCAGCCCTACGGGGTCCGCGACTGCGCCTTCCGCGATCCCTCCGGCAACATGCTGCGCTTCAACCAGCCTCGCGGGCAGTGA
- a CDS encoding excinuclease ABC subunit UvrA, protein MSTAPSVAPSADPQSPAPHNADSHDLISVHGARENNLKDVSVELPKRRLTVFTGVSGSGKSSLVFNTIAAESQRLINETYSTFVQGFMPTPARPEVDVLEGLTTAIIVDQQRMGADTRSTVGTATDANAMLRILFSRLGQPHIGPPGAYAFNVPSVRASGAITVERGAKKAVKATFSRTGGMCPRCEGRGTVSDIDLTQLYDDSKSIAEGAFTIPGWKSDSFWTVRVYAESGLLDPDKPIREFTAKEMQDFLHREPTKVKVEGVNLTYEGLIPKIQKSFLSKDKEALQPHIRAFVERAVTFTTCPECDGTRLSEGARSSKIEGISIADACAMEIRDLAVWVRGLAEPSVAPLLAALQHALDSFVEIGLGYLSLDRSSGTLSGGEAQRVKMIRQLGSSLTDVTYVFDEPTTGLHPHDIQRMNDLLLRLRDKGNTVLVVEHKPETIAIADHVVDLGPGAGTAGGTVCFEGTVEGLRAGGTVTGRHFDDRASLKESVRTPTGRLPIRGATAHNLRDVDVDIPLGVLTVVTGVAGSGKSSLVHGSIPAGAGVVSVDQAPIRGSRRSNPATYTGLLDPIRKAFAKANGVKPALFSANSEGACPHCNGAGVIFTDLAMMAGVTTTCEECEGRRFEASVLDHHLGGRDISEVLAMSVTEAEEFFGAGEARTPAAHRILGRLADVGLGYLTLGQPLTTLSGGERQRLKLATHMAEKGGVYVLDEPTAGLHLADVGQLLGLLDRLVDSGKSVIVVEHHQAVMAHADWIIDLGPGAGHDGGRIVFEGTPADLVAARSTLTGEHLAAYVGG, encoded by the coding sequence ATGAGCACCGCCCCGAGTGTGGCCCCGAGCGCGGACCCGCAGTCGCCTGCGCCGCACAACGCCGACAGCCACGACCTGATCAGCGTGCACGGCGCGCGCGAGAACAACCTCAAGGACGTCAGCGTCGAACTCCCGAAGCGCCGGCTGACGGTGTTCACCGGCGTCTCCGGCTCGGGCAAGAGCTCGCTGGTGTTCAACACGATCGCCGCGGAGTCCCAGCGGCTGATCAACGAGACGTACAGCACCTTCGTCCAGGGCTTCATGCCGACGCCGGCGCGGCCCGAGGTCGACGTACTCGAGGGGCTGACCACCGCGATCATCGTCGACCAGCAGCGGATGGGTGCCGACACCCGTTCCACGGTCGGCACCGCCACCGACGCCAACGCGATGCTGCGCATCCTCTTCAGCAGGCTCGGGCAGCCGCACATCGGCCCGCCCGGCGCGTACGCCTTCAACGTCCCCTCGGTCCGGGCGAGCGGTGCGATCACCGTCGAGCGCGGCGCCAAGAAGGCGGTGAAGGCGACCTTCTCCCGCACCGGCGGTATGTGTCCGCGCTGCGAGGGCCGGGGCACGGTCTCCGACATCGACCTCACCCAGCTCTACGACGACTCCAAGTCGATCGCCGAGGGTGCGTTCACCATCCCCGGCTGGAAGTCGGACAGCTTCTGGACCGTGCGGGTCTACGCCGAGTCGGGCCTGCTCGACCCGGACAAGCCGATCCGCGAGTTCACCGCGAAGGAGATGCAGGACTTCCTCCACCGGGAGCCGACCAAGGTGAAGGTCGAGGGCGTGAACCTCACCTACGAGGGGCTGATCCCCAAGATCCAGAAGTCGTTCCTGTCCAAGGACAAGGAAGCGTTGCAGCCGCACATCCGGGCGTTCGTGGAACGGGCGGTCACCTTCACCACCTGTCCCGAGTGCGACGGCACCCGGCTCAGCGAGGGGGCCCGGTCGTCGAAGATCGAGGGGATCAGCATCGCCGACGCCTGCGCGATGGAGATCAGGGACCTGGCCGTGTGGGTACGCGGTCTGGCCGAGCCGTCCGTCGCGCCGCTGCTGGCGGCGCTGCAACACGCGCTCGATTCGTTCGTGGAGATCGGGCTGGGCTATCTCAGCCTGGACCGGTCGTCGGGGACGTTGTCGGGTGGCGAGGCGCAGCGCGTCAAGATGATCCGCCAGCTCGGCTCCTCGCTCACCGACGTCACCTACGTCTTCGACGAGCCGACCACGGGGCTGCACCCCCATGACATCCAGCGGATGAACGACCTGCTGCTGCGGCTGCGGGACAAGGGCAACACGGTGCTCGTCGTGGAGCACAAGCCGGAGACGATCGCGATCGCCGACCACGTCGTCGACCTCGGGCCCGGCGCCGGTACGGCGGGCGGCACCGTCTGCTTCGAGGGCACCGTCGAGGGGCTGCGGGCCGGTGGCACCGTCACCGGCCGCCATTTCGACGACCGGGCCTCCCTCAAGGAGTCGGTGCGGACGCCCACCGGCCGGCTTCCGATCCGCGGTGCGACGGCGCACAACCTGCGCGACGTCGACGTCGACATCCCGCTCGGGGTACTCACCGTCGTCACCGGCGTCGCCGGCTCCGGCAAGAGCTCGCTCGTGCACGGGTCGATACCGGCCGGTGCGGGGGTGGTGTCGGTGGACCAGGCACCGATCCGGGGCTCGCGCCGGAGCAACCCGGCGACGTACACCGGACTGCTCGACCCGATCCGCAAGGCGTTCGCGAAAGCCAATGGTGTGAAGCCGGCGCTGTTCAGCGCCAACTCCGAGGGCGCCTGCCCCCACTGCAACGGCGCCGGTGTCATCTTCACCGACCTGGCGATGATGGCGGGCGTCACCACCACCTGCGAGGAGTGCGAGGGGAGGCGGTTCGAGGCCTCGGTGCTGGACCACCACCTCGGCGGCCGTGACATCAGCGAGGTGCTGGCGATGTCGGTGACCGAGGCGGAGGAGTTCTTCGGCGCCGGGGAGGCGCGTACGCCCGCTGCGCACCGCATCCTCGGCCGACTCGCCGACGTCGGGCTCGGCTACCTCACCCTCGGCCAGCCGCTCACCACGCTGTCCGGCGGCGAGCGGCAGCGGCTCAAGCTGGCCACGCACATGGCGGAGAAGGGCGGCGTCTACGTCCTCGACGAACCGACCGCCGGTCTGCATCTCGCCGACGTCGGGCAGCTGCTCGGCCTGCTCGACCGGCTCGTCGACTCCGGTAAGTCGGTCATCGTCGTCGAGCACCACCAGGCGGTCATGGCGCACGCCGACTGGATCATCGACCTCGGCCCCGGTGCCGGCCACGACGGCGGCCGGATCGTCTTCGAGGGCACACCCGCCGACCTGGTCGCCGCCCGCTCCACCCTCACCGGCGAGCACCTCGCGGCGTACGTGGGCGGCTGA
- a CDS encoding tyrosine-type recombinase/integrase yields the protein MAGSIQDRWLKTETNADGKTVRVKTARYGQGLRYRARYFAPDGKRKSKSFADGQKRLAEQWLSKMAADVARGDYIDPNASRTSFQEFAEEWLASQSGDPNTRASMQSQLRLHAFPRIGSRPLGSFQPSHIREFVTQLEASGMSGAYARVIFSNVRAALSAAVEDGYLRRNPCNSRTVTLPEMGMRRVVPWQPERVFTVRAAMVERFRTMVDMGAGCGLRQGEILGLCVDELDFDTNTLHVVQQLKLSLSKAVFAPPKGGKLRDVPLPDPVAEALKKHIERFPPVEVTLPWMRANGQPVTKRLIFSGPNGGHVWRTSLNEDHWKPALAKVGVIPKAKSREHAAAREHGMHALRHFYASVLLDAGESIKAVSEYLGHSDPGLTLKVYAHLMPSSRDRARKALGLALRPQGSGD from the coding sequence ATGGCAGGCAGCATCCAAGACCGCTGGCTCAAGACCGAGACCAACGCCGACGGCAAGACCGTCCGAGTCAAGACCGCTCGCTACGGCCAGGGGCTGCGTTACAGGGCCCGCTACTTCGCGCCTGACGGGAAACGCAAGAGCAAGTCGTTCGCCGACGGACAGAAGCGCCTCGCCGAGCAGTGGCTGAGCAAGATGGCTGCGGACGTGGCTCGCGGTGACTACATCGACCCGAACGCGTCCCGGACGTCCTTTCAGGAGTTCGCGGAGGAGTGGCTTGCGAGCCAGAGCGGAGACCCGAACACCCGAGCGTCGATGCAGTCCCAACTCAGGCTGCACGCCTTTCCCCGCATCGGGTCACGTCCGCTCGGGTCGTTCCAGCCGAGCCACATCCGCGAGTTCGTAACGCAGCTCGAAGCGTCCGGCATGTCCGGCGCGTACGCCCGTGTGATCTTCTCCAACGTCCGCGCCGCTCTCAGCGCGGCCGTCGAGGACGGCTACCTTCGCCGGAATCCCTGCAACTCGCGCACGGTGACGCTCCCCGAGATGGGCATGCGCCGTGTCGTCCCGTGGCAGCCGGAACGCGTCTTCACCGTGCGGGCCGCCATGGTCGAGCGCTTCCGCACCATGGTCGACATGGGCGCTGGCTGCGGCCTGCGACAGGGCGAGATCCTCGGCTTGTGCGTCGATGAGCTGGACTTCGACACCAACACCCTGCACGTGGTGCAGCAACTCAAGCTGAGCCTGAGCAAGGCCGTGTTCGCGCCTCCGAAGGGCGGCAAGCTCCGTGACGTGCCTCTGCCCGATCCCGTGGCGGAGGCGCTGAAGAAGCACATCGAGCGCTTCCCGCCCGTCGAGGTCACGTTGCCGTGGATGCGGGCGAACGGCCAGCCTGTGACCAAACGCCTGATCTTCAGTGGGCCCAACGGCGGGCACGTCTGGCGTACGTCGCTGAACGAGGACCATTGGAAGCCCGCCCTCGCGAAGGTCGGCGTCATCCCGAAGGCCAAGAGCCGCGAGCACGCCGCCGCTCGCGAACACGGCATGCACGCCCTGCGGCACTTCTACGCGTCCGTTCTCTTGGACGCGGGGGAGAGCATCAAGGCCGTGAGCGAGTATCTCGGGCACTCCGACCCGGGCCTGACCCTGAAGGTGTACGCGCACCTCATGCCGAGTAGCCGGGACCGCGCCCGGAAGGCTCTCGGGCTGGCGCTCCGGCCGCAAGGCTCGGGGGACTGA
- a CDS encoding helix-turn-helix domain-containing protein, which produces MSRTRSAQPDPRATLRSGVLDRYLTPDDIAEIFGVPLETVYQWRRKRTGPPGFRVGKHVRYDPAEVGAYVTQLKNVDRVAA; this is translated from the coding sequence ATGAGCCGAACCCGTTCCGCTCAACCCGACCCCCGCGCCACCCTCCGCAGCGGTGTCCTCGACCGGTACCTCACTCCCGACGACATCGCCGAGATCTTCGGCGTCCCCCTCGAAACCGTCTACCAGTGGCGCAGGAAGCGCACCGGTCCTCCCGGCTTCCGCGTCGGTAAGCACGTTCGCTACGACCCCGCCGAAGTAGGGGCCTACGTCACTCAGCTCAAGAACGTCGACCGCGTCGCGGCCTGA
- a CDS encoding ATP-binding protein: protein MSDDDKTPAREIITDYAQAHFRYFRTPDGTVYAQKNGHPVARPIRSQGTTGSHRQELMVGLFKDGRGVFNGTALKEALDLIEALALSEDVQPVHIRVAPGFDGATWLDLGRDDGKSVRIHPTGWDILTPDPREVCWRRTQLTGELPLPAKDTDGKGIDLLLRLCNFANAETECLAIAWLVGCLGPSVPVPAPFLTGPQGAGKSTGGRMLVRIIEGMSGDLRRAPKDEENLIAAVAAGWVTALDNLSHMTPDLSDAMCCIVTGAENVKRALFTDGDVFRARYRRPLLLTGIDVGVIRPDLAERLLPLRLERPRVRRTEAELWTEYAEVLPVVLGSLLDLTVKIRAVEAETPTDLRMADFAHLCAQLDAATGLGALTAYRASLDDLNDDVIEGDLLAQTVLRHADTIEPGGEQRMTSTEWLHCLSRLYSGDELRALPKGWPTTGKVLSDRLKRLQPTLAARGVLIDTGRTSEGRYLEMTRPATPPPHEQKRLA, encoded by the coding sequence ATGTCCGACGACGACAAGACCCCGGCCCGCGAGATCATCACCGACTACGCACAGGCGCACTTCCGGTACTTCCGCACCCCCGACGGCACCGTGTACGCGCAGAAGAACGGTCACCCCGTGGCCCGTCCGATCCGCTCCCAGGGCACCACGGGCAGCCACCGCCAGGAACTCATGGTCGGCCTGTTCAAGGACGGGCGCGGCGTGTTCAACGGGACCGCGTTGAAGGAGGCGTTGGACCTGATCGAAGCGCTCGCGCTGTCTGAGGACGTGCAGCCCGTCCACATCCGCGTCGCCCCCGGATTCGACGGGGCGACGTGGCTGGACCTGGGCCGCGATGACGGGAAGTCCGTCCGCATCCACCCCACCGGCTGGGACATCCTCACTCCCGACCCGCGCGAGGTGTGCTGGCGGCGCACCCAGCTCACTGGGGAACTGCCCCTGCCCGCCAAGGACACCGACGGCAAGGGCATCGACCTCCTGCTCCGCCTGTGCAACTTCGCCAACGCAGAGACCGAGTGCCTGGCTATCGCCTGGCTGGTCGGTTGCCTCGGGCCGTCCGTGCCCGTTCCCGCGCCGTTCCTCACCGGACCGCAGGGCGCGGGGAAGTCCACCGGCGGCCGGATGCTCGTGCGGATCATCGAGGGCATGAGCGGTGACCTGCGCCGCGCGCCGAAGGACGAGGAGAACCTGATCGCGGCGGTGGCGGCCGGATGGGTCACCGCCCTGGACAACCTCTCCCACATGACGCCGGACCTGTCCGACGCCATGTGCTGCATCGTCACCGGCGCCGAGAACGTCAAGCGCGCCCTCTTCACCGACGGGGACGTGTTCCGCGCTCGCTACCGCCGCCCCCTGCTCCTGACCGGGATCGATGTGGGAGTCATCCGGCCCGACCTGGCGGAACGGCTCCTGCCGCTGCGACTGGAGCGGCCCCGCGTCCGGCGCACCGAGGCAGAACTCTGGACGGAGTACGCGGAAGTTCTGCCCGTCGTTCTCGGCTCTCTCCTTGACCTCACTGTCAAGATCCGCGCGGTTGAGGCGGAAACCCCCACCGACCTGCGGATGGCAGACTTCGCGCACCTGTGCGCGCAGCTCGATGCGGCAACCGGCCTGGGGGCGCTCACCGCCTACCGGGCCAGTCTGGACGACCTGAACGACGACGTGATCGAGGGCGATCTCCTCGCGCAGACCGTTCTCAGGCATGCCGACACCATCGAGCCGGGCGGCGAGCAGCGGATGACGTCTACCGAGTGGCTGCACTGCCTCAGTCGCCTCTACAGCGGCGATGAACTGCGTGCCCTGCCCAAGGGCTGGCCGACCACGGGCAAAGTCCTCTCCGACCGGCTCAAGCGCCTCCAGCCGACGCTTGCCGCTCGTGGTGTCCTCATCGACACCGGCCGCACCAGCGAGGGCCGCTACCTCGAAATGACCCGCCCGGCCACCCCGCCCCCACACGAGCAGAAGCGGCTGGCCTGA